The following is a genomic window from Candidatus Poribacteria bacterium.
CTTCTATGATGACAGCGCTCGGATCTGGGACACAGGAGATGAGGTGGAGGAAGCTGAGCGTGAGTTCATCCATACACTCGTCGATCGTTTCGAGCATCATAGAAACCTGATCTGGTGCGTGGCGGAAGAGTATCAGGAGGCATTCAGCCCGGAGCGAGTGAGACGCCTTGCCGCCGAGATCCGAGCTGCCGATGAGTATGACCATCCCATAGCCGTTCATAAGCTGCATGGGCTGGATTTCTCGGAGTTCGCCGATGATCCGAACATAGATCAGTTCGCCATACAATACAACGTGAAGACGGCTGAAGCCCTACATCATGGGATCGTCACCGCCTGGAGGAATGCTGCCGGGCGGTACAACTTGAATATGGCGGAGGCGGCGAACTTCGGCACAGGCGCGGAACTGCGACGAAAGCTATGGGCCTGCGCTATGGGAGGCGCATATGTGATGGTCCTGAGGATGGATATCGCCCATACACCGCCGGACGATCTAAAGGCATGCGGACACCTGGCGCGTTTCTTCGAGTCCACCAACTTTTACGAGATGGCGCCTCACGATGAGCTGGGCTGCGGGGACACCGAATACGTGCTGGCCAAGCCCGGCGAGAGCTACATCGCTTATACCTCGAGAGGAAAGGTCGGGATCGGATTGAAGGGGATGACAGCCGGTACTTACACGTTCCGATGGTTCGATCCCATAACGGGAAAGAGCGTCGTTCAGAGCGACGTCCAGGTTAAAGGGGGCGATCAAACCTGGCCTCGACCCTCAGGGATCGGATCTGAGGTGGCGGTCTACATCTACTGGGAGGTAAAATCGAAAGGCCAATAACCGCGAACAGGCCGGCGCCGGACACCGCTCATATCTCGGAGCGACTCGGCGGGGACTGGCATATGTAGATCACACCTGGATAGGGCAGGAACTTATACACCCGATGGATCGCTGAGATATTATACCCTGTTTCAAGCAGTTTCCCTGTGAGCCAGGCCGAGTCGGGATAGAACATCCTTCTACCCGAAAGAACCTTTTCCTCAAGCAAGGCGAATCTGTATTTCCAGGCGGGACGGTGATCGTTGGTCTTGATTATGAGATAGCCTCCTGGTAGAAGCGATCGGCGACATCTGATCAACAGCTCCGTCTGTTTCGGGGGCGATAGATATCCGATGGAATCGATGAGCAGAAAGACGGAGACATCTCTGAAATCCTGACCCATCATATCGCACCTTAGTAACGAGATGTTATCGAGGGATGAAACCAGGCGGCGGGCGATCCGGAGCCTTGTCTTATCAAGGTCGACGGCGATAAACTGACAGTCCGGGCGTTGCTTTGCCAGCATAATCGCAACAGTTCCATATCCCGCCCCCAGATCCACAATCAATCCCCTGCGAGGGATAAAAGGAAGGATGTAGGGGATCAGAGGCGGAACGAATATGTATCGCCTGGCAAGAAGGCGCAATTGGTGTTCCGCCCTCTCGATCAACCTATTCTCTCGATCCCTCCCATGTAAGGTCTGAGAACCTCAGGGATCAGTATGCTTCCATCAGGCTGCTGGTAGTTTTCAAGGATGGCTATAACCGTTCTAGGCAGGGCCACGCCGGACGCGTTGAGAGTATGAACGTATTCCGGCTTCGTCCCCTTCTTCCGTCTGAAACGTATGTTCGCCCTTCTGGCCTGAAAATCCTCGAAGTTGCTGCATGAGGAGACCTCCAGGTATCTGCCGACGCCGGCAGCCCATGCCTCAAGGTCGTAACATTTGGCGGCAGCAAAGCTCAGGTCGGCGGTACAAAGCTCGACTACGCGATAGGGCAACCCCAAGAGCTGAAGAACCTCCTCGGCATCGTGAAGGAGTTTTTCGTGCTCCTCATAGGATGTCTCTGGGAGAACGAATTTGACGAGCTCCACTTTATCGAACTGGTGAATCCTGATCAACCCTCGC
Proteins encoded in this region:
- a CDS encoding class I SAM-dependent methyltransferase, coding for MRLLARRYIFVPPLIPYILPFIPRRGLIVDLGAGYGTVAIMLAKQRPDCQFIAVDLDKTRLRIARRLVSSLDNISLLRCDMMGQDFRDVSVFLLIDSIGYLSPPKQTELLIRCRRSLLPGGYLIIKTNDHRPAWKYRFALLEEKVLSGRRMFYPDSAWLTGKLLETGYNISAIHRVYKFLPYPGVIYICQSPPSRSEI